The stretch of DNA CTTTCCTCTTGTACTCCTCCTTCTTGCACTTCTTGCGCTCCTGCTCCTTCAACCACCACGCCGGCGGCGGCCCCCATCCACCAGCCTCTCCGTCCCGCGCCGCGCCTTGGCCTATGCCTGCAGCTCGCGCTCACGTGCGCTTTGCCGCAGGGTCGAGGGGCGGCAGGGGGCGCTTGTCCGCCCGCCGGTCGGCCTTGGAGCCCATCACCACCGCCTCAGCAAAGGAGCGCACCAGGGGTGGCTGGGGACGGgtggggaggagggagcgggcGGAGCGGCCGAAGCGTTGCACCTCCGAAATGGTGGCTGGAAACCATAGAGACGGACCTAGGGTTCCTTTGCGCATCCAGAGCCACCTATATACCCGCTCCActgggcctgggctagacgggctggGAAACCCGCAAAGCGTCGTGGGCTGCCCCAGGCATCGCCACAAGGGACAAGCCAGACGCCGCCTCTTGGGCCGAGCCCAACACGACCATGGGTCGCAGGTCCGCTGGGCCACCCGGGCCCATCTGCCCCGCCCGCACTGGATCCCCAACCCTAGCGTAGGGCGCGCCCGACGCCGCCGGTGccacccgcgccaccgccgccggcaCAGCCGCCTCCCCTGGGCACTGCACGGCCGCCCGGAGCAGGAGGCCCTCCTCCGCATCCAGGGCGACAAGGACCGCAGGCCCCTGCCGCGAGGACGACGCCGACGCCGCGCTGCGTACAACACTGGCCTAAGATCCGCGCCGACGAGGGCCACGACCGCCCGACGCAAacgcccgccgccggcccgcctgaAGCGAGCCGCCGAGCGCCTCCGCCATGGCCACGAAATCCGCCAGCGAGCACGGCTCCGGGCCACTGGCCGTCGCCGCACCATCAGCAGCAGCATCCTCTTCTCCCTCCGAGTCCTCCTCCACCAACGCCCAAAAACGGCTATCGGACCAGCCACCAGCACCCGCCGAGGCCCGCCACGGCCCCTCCACGGGCGCAGGGCACGCCGGCGTCGCACCACCCTGGACCAGCGTCCACTCCGGCATGCTCAACTGGGCAGAGGCCGCCTTGCCCGCGCCATCTCCTCTGCAGTCGCCGCTCCGTACAGGAGCCGTTGGACATATCTCTCGCTCTTCAGTCGATCCTAGTCTCTCTATTCCTATTTCCCAATCACGCTCTGTCAGGACTGCTCCCTGCTCCACCCATGAACCAGCCGCCTTGCTGCCAACGAACAACCTCGATGCCGACGCCGAGGAGGAGTTTGCCTCTGATCCAAGAATGCGCGCGGGCAAAAACCTGGCAAGGAGGGAAACAAGGGTGCGCCTGAGGCCATCGTCTTCTGCTCTTCGCCACTACCTGGTTATCGTCGAGTCGACTGCCCGGCTGACCACCCCGTCGCAGCCATCCGCCCCGCCCCGTATGAATTTAGCTACAAATGTTTTTTGAAGTGTCACGTGCTTGCAACATTGAACTAGTGGATCCTCCTTGTGCAGCAGTGTTGCATGTACGAGTTAAATTGGGGGCAGCAAAATTTTGAGTGTTTTGCAGTTTCTCTGTATGAGATTGATTAGTAATTTAACAATCACGTAGTATGCCTATGCTTTGATCCAATTGGAAATTTCTTACTGCTTGGGCAATATATTTGTTCTGTTTAGTAGTTTCTAGGGTTGCTTGAATTGGGGCAAACCTAATTTGTTTTGTCTTTGCCCCCCTCCCCCCCCTACATTCTTGTCAAGCTCCGGCACAAAGTTCGACGACCTTGCTCCTACAACTATGAACTCGTTGGTGTGGAAAAACTAGGCCCCTCCTAAATGCAAAATGTTTGCATGGCTGGTGCTTCAAGATAGAATTTGGACGGACTATAGATTGCATCGCCGGGGTTGGCCAAATTATGGCGATTGTCAACTCTGCAAGACCCAGGGAGAGTCCGTCGAGCACATGCTCTTCGCCTGTCGGTACTTCTTGCGCATGGATTTCGGTCCGGTCCAAGATCCCGCATCTTATGCAGCAGCTCACAGTGCTGggaagaggaggcggcggcgcgaggccAGGGAGGCGGGGGAGGGGGTGTGCACCGGGCGATGTCGTGGCTGGAGAAGAGATGGAGTGCTCCGTCGGGCTGGAGTAGAGACGGCGTGCGAAGGAAATGATGCAGCGGGGAGAGCAGGCGGCGGGGAAAGTAACGTGTCTGTCTGTGCGGCGAGAGACTGATAGTTTCTCAGTGGTTGCTCTTATTTTAGTTTGTTTTTTATAGCAAAtgctcttctttttagaaggagcgATTGTTTATACTAGCAAATAAGTATAGGGGTTCCTCTGGTTGCTTAGTGTGGCCTAATTAGAGTATCTACAACCGCAATCAATTGCTTAATTTGGCTCCCCATACGTCCACGGTTAGTGTCTGGGCATGTTTGTTTTGGACCTTTATTTTCCTTTTAAAACAAGAACATTTCTCATAttgtctttttttgcggggtattaTCCTCATATTGTCTGATCATATGCATATGATTGgtggatagaaagaaagagaaaagcAAGAGAAAATATGGTCCGTGGTGGGCCAAATTCTACATGGCATCCTGCCCGGACATGTCCGGATATCCGTGTATCCTCCGCAGATATGGATTGGATATCGGAGTTGTCGGTCAGTCCAGGCGCTTGGGTCAGATATAGGGCGTCCTGTTGGATTTCATTTTTTCGTCCGGACAGCCCATCCGGGTGTTTAGGGCGGATATAAGGGGTCCAGTTGTAGATACTTCTAAGCATTTCAGATTTAACAGATCGTCGATCAAATGGAGCGTCACGGGTGTCTCTTTTGTTCTTCTTGTGTTTTGATCGATGATCGAGAGCCCATTTGATAAGTAAACAAGTAGAGGCTTTTCCTGTtgtccaattttattttattttgtcaaTAGCACTTTTGACCATTTGATTTATATTTAGCGCTGGGCAGAGAAATAAGATTCAAAATTCAGAGttgatgttttttttatcatagaTTATGATAAAGGAATATAaatgcgttgcacgtgcacactttCAATCAAGGGCTTGTTAGTCTTGTTATTAGTTCCCGCGTTTTCGAGTCCGATCTGTAGGTGGAAAGTATGAAGGATCTCCACTCCGAGTAGGTCAGGAGTCCCCCTCCACCCCCTCCTCGTCTATATTAGGAAGATCTCCACGCCGGAACCCTACCGCACTCTTCCATCGATCGAAACCTAGACGCGGAGCAGAGAAGAGCAGGGATGGAAGCCTACAAGTTCGGCTTCGGCCTCGGCATGCCGCCGGCGTTCAAGTTCGACCCCACCGACGGCGACATCGTCGCCTACTACCTCCTCCCGCGCGCGCTCGGCCTCCCCAACCCGCACGCGCACGCCATCATCGAAGAAGACCCCGGGAGCGCCCCGCCGTGGGAGCTCCTCCGGAGGCACGGCGGCGACGGCAAGATCGAGCACGCCTTCTTCTTCGGCCCCCCCACGGACGGCGGCCGCAGGAGGCGCACCGTCAAGGGCGGCGGCGTCTGGCAGGGGCAGAAGTTGAACGAGGGCACCGTCACCCTGCTCGGCCCAGGCGGCGTCGAGTTGGACCTCGCCTACAAGCGGTACGACCTCACCTTCAAGCTCAGGGCCGGCCGCGGCAGCGCCAGCACGGGGTATGTCATGCACGAGTACGAGATCACGTCGCCGCCGCTCCCCGGCAAGGTGCTCGCCCGCGTCAACATCAGCAGTAACACCAAGAAGGAAAAGGCAGCGGGCGCGGCCACCGCCGGCGCCGACCAGCAGCAGGACCCTGAGCTGCCGGGCACGAGCTACTACGAGTACGACCACGATGCCGCCGCAATGGCGAGCAACGGCGAGGGACTTGGTTGCACGCAAGCTGGTGCTCCGTATGGCGGCAACGGCGTTGACACGACAGATGCCGACTCCTGCTATACGCCTCTCAACTGTGTCCTCCCGGATGGCCAATACATCGACTACGGCCTCTCGTACACCAACCAGCTTGCCGCGGCGACGACGAGTCACAGCCAGGGATTCACCGGCGCTCAAGCTGATGCTTTCTACGGCTGCGGCATGGTGGGGACGAACGGCGCCTACTACGACCCTTCACAGTTCGTCCCGGTTGCTAGCCAAGAGGTTGCCCCATGGCCTAATCAGCTGGGCCAGATCCACAGCCACAACCAATACTACGCTGGAGATTCCTCCCTGATGTGCTCCGGCGGCGAGCAACAAGCCGGTGGCGCTCTGTATGGCTACAACAATGACGGCGGTGCCATGAACACCGAGAGCGCCCACTCGCCTATTTTGCCCTGCAACGGCGGGGAGGAGAACCGGGACGAGATCTACGGCTACGATCCCTCTCGGCGACAACGGCGGCGACTTCAGTGAGCAGAGCAACGCTGGCGATGCGGCCACCGAGATCGAGAGTGAACTAGTCGAAGCAATACATCTCTAGAAACTAGGATATGGGATAGCGTATCATACTACCATACCATGTCATGTGCTTGTGCCGATGGATGATGGTCTACAATTACGCACCCGGATTTTTTGAACTCCTTAATAATTTTACTACATACGCAAATCTGTCTTCCTGGTTGAAATTTGTTTTTTCCACTTATTACAGACTTCAAATGTTTCTCTCGTGATCGAACCAAACGGTGGCTgccatgtagtactccctccgtaaagaaatataacaaCGTTTAGATCactaacggagggagtacatcgcaTTTCTGTAGTTAAGTTGCAGGATCATTTTCTTCCTGAATGCAAATGGCTCCCAAGTTACTAACTTTTGTGACTGTTCACAACACAAAATTGTGCATTGGTGAACCATGGTGATGCAGTCAGTAGGGTACAGTGGCAGTGACCGTTCTGTGCCTGGGGTCTGTCAGCACGGAGCACACATTGACGAAGCCTGCTTGGCTGAGCGCCTCCTCCAGATCCAGCATGTAGTACTCGTCCAGGAACGGTTCGGTGCTCTTCATAAGAGTGAACAGAACGGGTGATAATTCCTGAAACGGTAGTAACAATTTGTTAGTACCCCAGTCAATGTGAGTGAGAAACAGATAAGGAGCTTCAGTAAATTTCGCTCGAGGTTACCTGGAGTACTTTTGATTTTGGCTGCGGCGAGCACAAACACAAAAGGAAACGAAGTTAGATGTCTGAACCCTTTTCAAAACAGTTGTGTTACCAGGTACAGTAACTGATTAATATTGGGAAACTGAATTTTCTTACTGAGTTGTCGGTTAAGGCGATGGTTCCTCCTGGACGAAGCAGTCTGAATGCTTCCTTCGCCAATCCGATTATTGCTCGTGCTGGACACTCGTGGCACTGCAGGTGTTTATAGAATTGCGCTTGCGGCATTAGTGGTGATTTGCGAGTACCTTTTCATTTTCTACTTAAATGGTGATCTCTTGATAAAAGCTGACTTTGATTTCCCCCTGTAATTTTACTTATTTTTCAAAGTCCTTGGCACAACGTTCATGTAAAGAAGTCTAGAATCCTAATTAGATGCAAAAATAGGCATGTCACTACAATTGTGTAAGATCAAGATCAGTTATTGTTTTGTCGCTTCAACATTTTCAGTCTCTTTTAAGAAAACATTTTCAGTCtttatttcacaaaaaaaagtcTGTGTCTCCCTTTCCAAGATTATTGAGGGTATCAGCTAATTAGACTACATTGGTtgatttttgaaagaaaaaaaatacagGGAGGTTACATTAGTTTATTTTGTGATAACCATTCAAGATATGATAGAAATTACCACATAAGCAAGGGAGACGACGTCAAATGAATTCGGTGGCAACCCAGTCGCTTCACCATTTGCATGAACCCAACGAATAGGGTTTTGCCGAGACAGTTGTTCTTCCTTCTGTGCTGCCACGGCCAGGAAGTAGGGCGGTAGATCTAGTCCCTTGGTCATTGAAAAAGCTCCAAATTAGCAAGTCCATATAAAAACCAACCAAAGGAATCATCAATATGCAGAAAGGTAGCTATAACACAATATGTTAACAAATTCATGTAGCTTAAGATAAGCGGTAATAAGAGCATGGCACCATGCCATCAAACTGAGTCGACAATATCGATACTGCTAATATTACAGCATGATTTTTTCTGTTTTATCAGAGATCCTGGATGCTATGATTTTCACAAGATTTGATCGTTTACCCAAAACACTAGCAGACACTGAACCTTGACAAGACAATTTTCAGAGATGTGGCAAGAGATGCACTTACAACAGCCTTAGCCGAAGGGAACCTCTCAGCCAGGTATCTGGTGCTCACTCCAACAGAGCAGCCAATGTCCAAAATGTCATTGATCTGGCAGTTTTCCCCCCCGTGCTTGAGGTGATGCTCCTCAATTGCATTCATCCAGTTTCCCCGAACAATCTGGTTCGCTTCTTCGATGGAAGTAGCCTCGGGTATGGCCCTCTTTGCAATCGACAAGGTCGCGGCCTCAGCCTCAGCTGCAGCCTGCATCATTCGTGATCAACACGAGAGAGAAACAGGAGTTCAGATAAAATGTGCTCGACTGCATGTCTTCCGGAACATATGTAGAATGGCAAACCTAAAGGAAAAATAACTGTCTTTTAAAACTGAAGTACTTACAACTCAATGGATCTGAATTATCACAAGTGCAGAGAGAAGAGAGGGAAGCAAACAATTACCAGCCATGATAGGTTCCCTTCGTCATAGGCGTGGAATGGGCTCAGATAATCTGCTCAACATAAGCAAGCCATGTTAATGCTTCTGCTTCCTTGATAATTCAGTATCGTGCCGATCAAATCATCGAATCAGAGGTGCAGCTGAAGGTAAAAGCATAACCTTCTCACTGTAAACTTTTTTGTGATTGATGCTACTGGACTAATTAACCAGCTAAAGAAATGTGTTATCGAACAAAAGAGCTGACGAAGAAGAGATGATGGTCGGAATGGTGGGATGAACTGCTCACAGTCAGGGTAGACGATGTCGGGGTCTCTTATCCTCTCGAACACCTCGTACACGTCAGACTCCAGCACCTTCCTCGTCATCTCCCTCCACGGGATGTTGGACTTCTCCGCCGTCCTGGATAACAACCATCCATGGCCTCCACCATCACGGCGCCCAAGTCCAACCACCGCCACTACATTGCTGACGAGAAGCCCAACAGCTGGCTAACTGACTGACGGCCAATGGTGCGCGGTGCCTACCTGATGATGACCTCGCGGGAGGCGACCTTCATGAGGGAGTAGAGCGGCTTGAAGGCGATGAGCGCGGCGACGAGCCGCGACACAGGCGTCTCCCCGGACCACGCCGGCCGCTCCAGCGACCCCTCCTGCGGCGCGGCGCCGGTCACGGCCGCGACGACGACCGCACCTCGCCGACGGCCGCCGCGGCTGGTTTCTTGATGGTGCCGCCGGAAGCCGCCGCTGGCGGTGGTGCCGGCGCGCCCGAGGATGGCTGCCATTTTAGGCCGCTCTGCTGGAAATGCTGTGGTGATTTTCTCTGCCGTCGTTCGATTTTCTCCGCTCTACCGGAGCTCGCTGGTGTGGCTCTAGTGATGATGGCCTTTGATTGGCGCTTGGGATTGTGCTGCTATCTAGAGGGAAACTCTGCAGCCAATAGGATTCTGACACGTTCCCTTATTTCCGTTGTATTTGAAGCTAATTTTTTGAAGAAAAAGAAAGGGAAATAAACACGGAAATGAGGGTGATGACAACTGAACAAAAACTCATAGGGAGCACCTATGGCTCAGGCGCCTGGTTGTTTTTTGTATCCGTCAAATTTTTTTACCTCAGAGTGAATCCAACAAAGATAGTTGTCGAGAAAAAAGAAATTCCACcacgtgcgcgcgcacacacacacacgaagcATTAGGCTTGTACGTATGAGAGAGGGGCTAAGGTGTTCGCCAAGCCCTAGCCGCCTCGTGCTGTTTTCCCTCTTTATAAACACTTCGGAACTCCGAGTGAGGGGTCTTCGAAAATTCTGAGCGAACAACAGAAGTTTTGCCAAGTGCATTGGTGGTTCCGAGTAGAATGATCGACGCTCCAATGTGCTAGGGTTTGCAACGGTTATATCTGGATGAACTGCTCAGTGGTTCCGACTGGAAGAGCTTGGCATCTCCGAAGATTTGAAAGTTAAATAGATATAGCGAAGGAAATGAAGACTTTTGAGGGCAGTTGGAGTTTGATCTTTAAACTCAAATAGAAAGAAACTCAGCATAGCTTGTTCATCATCTTCTTGATAGTATCGACATGCTTATAAactcaacgtgatcttggatcactaaaatgaaatggAGAATTCTAAGCTTGGCCAACACTTGTCTTCATCATAATTTGTGGGGTCACATTTCATTTCCTTTGGTGCACACACAAGAACCTTTCGGGAGATAGACTAGATAAGCATTAGTTCCTTGAGATATGTTGTCAATAATATTAAAATCCACCAAGCGGATTAGATTCACTTTCAGCGGCACATCCTCCTCGTCGTTCGAGGGCTCCCAAACCCTCACTGTGGCGGAGTGGTGCCGAGCGTGTTGGTCGACCACCTTTGCCAAGACGCAGGTAGCGTCATACTAGGTCCTCACAAACGAGGAGCTTGCGGCGGCATGGGCCGTTGACCGGTCCAAGACCACCAAGAAGACTAACACGCACCATCGTTGTCGGATCAGCTAGGGCCTTTATAAGATAGGGGTACTGagggtgttgggaaacgtagtaatgtcaaaattttcctacgcacacgcaggatcatggtgatgcatagcaacgagaggggagagtgtcgtccatgtaccctcgtagaccgttaagcggaagcgttatgacaatgcggttgatgtagtcgtatgtcttcacgatcgaccgatcctcagtaccgaacgtacggcacctccgcgttcagcacatgttcagcttggtcggggaagagtttcgtcagcacgacggcgtggtgacgatgttgatgaagctaccgcagcagggcttcgcctaaacaccactacagtatgaccgaggtgaattatggtggaggtgggcaccacacacggctgggagagatctttgtgatcaacttgtgtgtctagaggtgccccctgcccctgtatatataacggagcaagggggaggccgacctGCCCTTGTTGGCACGCTAGGagaaggaatcctcctcctagtaggagtaggattcctcccttcctactcctactaggaggggggaggaagg from Triticum dicoccoides isolate Atlit2015 ecotype Zavitan chromosome 6A, WEW_v2.0, whole genome shotgun sequence encodes:
- the LOC119317766 gene encoding uncharacterized protein LOC119317766 is translated as MAAILGRAGTTASGGFRRHHQETSRGGRRRGAVVVAAVTGAAPQEGSLERPAWSGETPVSRLVAALIAFKPLYSLMKVASREVIIRTAEKSNIPWREMTRKVLESDVYEVFERIRDPDIVYPDYYLSPFHAYDEGNLSWLAAAEAEAATLSIAKRAIPEATSIEEANQIVRGNWMNAIEEHHLKHGGENCQINDILDIGCSVGVSTRYLAERFPSAKAVGLDLPPYFLAVAAQKEEQLSRQNPIRWVHANGEATGLPPNSFDVVSLAYVCHECPARAIIGLAKEAFRLLRPGGTIALTDNSPKSKVLQELSPVLFTLMKSTEPFLDEYYMLDLEEALSQAGFVNVCSVLTDPRHRTVTATVPY